One part of the uncultured Bacteroides sp. genome encodes these proteins:
- a CDS encoding dual specificity protein phosphatase family protein, whose protein sequence is MKEIHHNLHIGSQDDYENIVRFQNDWFVIHACKEPYHRKALGYTGRSAPKTHPEYLIAYRGNHLILNLIDVDTPDYIPKEVIDEAINAIDVHLQNMKVLVHCNQGISRSATIGLLYLHHIKVISNDFYDAEKEFLKLYPLHKPANGMRMFAIQNWSKY, encoded by the coding sequence ATGAAAGAAATCCACCATAATTTACACATCGGTTCTCAGGATGATTATGAGAATATTGTCAGATTTCAAAACGATTGGTTTGTCATACATGCTTGTAAGGAACCTTATCATCGAAAAGCATTAGGTTATACAGGTAGGTCAGCACCAAAAACTCATCCTGAATATTTGATAGCGTATAGAGGTAATCATCTTATTCTAAATTTAATTGATGTTGATACTCCAGACTATATTCCTAAAGAAGTTATTGATGAAGCAATTAATGCTATTGATGTTCATCTTCAAAATATGAAAGTCCTTGTTCATTGTAATCAAGGGATATCTCGTTCTGCTACTATAGGCTTATTGTATCTACATCATATAAAAGTTATCTCTAATGACTTTTATGATGCAGAAAAAGAATTTCTAAAATTGTATCCTTTACACAAGCCAGCCAATGGTATGAGGATGTTTGCTATTCAAAATTGGTCTAAATATTAA
- a CDS encoding nucleotidyl transferase AbiEii/AbiGii toxin family protein, whose protein sequence is MNNIFEQMLSRYEIVTDKDQRNAIYEVMQEITLAGLYRGGFFDKAAFYGGTCLRIFHKMERFSEDMDFSLLASDESFKLENYFQAIVEEFKTVGRDIVITKKDKLNFGKIESAFLKDDTEVYDVAFQTERSLKIKIEVDTAPPMKFQTEQKLLLHPFSFMTRCFSLPDLYAGKMHALVFRTWKNRVKGRDWYDFEWYVRNGIKLDFTHLQERIREFNGIEMDKEEFIKLLKERLVSTDIKMVKQDVEPFIKNTDSLEIWSNEYFLQLADMIRLE, encoded by the coding sequence ATGAATAATATCTTTGAACAGATGCTTTCGCGGTACGAAATAGTAACAGATAAAGATCAAAGAAATGCCATATATGAGGTAATGCAAGAGATTACATTGGCAGGATTGTATCGTGGTGGTTTCTTTGACAAAGCTGCTTTCTATGGTGGCACTTGTTTGCGAATATTTCATAAAATGGAACGTTTTTCGGAGGATATGGATTTTTCATTATTGGCTTCGGATGAATCATTCAAGCTTGAAAATTACTTTCAAGCTATTGTTGAGGAATTTAAAACAGTAGGACGAGATATCGTAATAACCAAAAAGGATAAACTAAATTTTGGGAAAATAGAATCAGCATTTCTAAAAGATGATACAGAGGTGTATGATGTTGCCTTTCAGACAGAAAGGAGCTTAAAAATTAAGATTGAGGTTGACACAGCGCCACCGATGAAGTTTCAAACGGAGCAAAAGCTACTATTACATCCGTTTTCTTTTATGACGCGTTGCTTTAGTCTTCCTGACCTATATGCCGGAAAGATGCATGCTTTGGTTTTCAGGACCTGGAAAAATCGTGTAAAAGGTCGTGATTGGTATGATTTTGAGTGGTATGTAAGAAATGGCATTAAATTGGATTTTACGCACCTGCAAGAACGTATCAGAGAATTTAATGGTATCGAAATGGATAAAGAAGAATTTATCAAATTGCTAAAAGAACGTCTTGTCTCTACTGATATTAAAATGGTAAAGCAAGATGTAGAACCTTTTATTAAAAATACAGATAGTCTTGAAATATGGTCGAATGAGTACTTTTTACAGTTGGCAGATATGATCAGATTGGAATAA
- a CDS encoding HNH endonuclease — protein MPPKAVKTVREQIFYQYAKIISEASGFGKTNYGMIMNRWKSLCSGEIHWSSSVREWLKEKENPNACIYCGETKDLTVEHILPRCCGGEDITDNVVMVCKSCNSSKGGKRLYEWRGLKAKDQHHRIAEGKYLKYLYSLHEKQGTLDVSSVSELCERCNMQKCCEKENTVEKLSVYCIEGCFHK, from the coding sequence ATGCCTCCAAAAGCAGTCAAAACAGTTCGTGAACAAATTTTTTATCAGTACGCAAAGATTATATCCGAAGCTTCAGGCTTTGGGAAAACAAATTATGGAATGATTATGAATCGTTGGAAAAGCCTCTGTTCAGGAGAAATACATTGGTCATCATCTGTTCGTGAATGGCTTAAAGAAAAAGAAAATCCAAACGCATGTATCTATTGCGGGGAAACAAAGGATTTAACAGTCGAACATATTCTGCCCAGATGTTGTGGAGGAGAAGATATTACGGATAATGTGGTTATGGTTTGTAAAAGTTGCAATTCATCAAAAGGAGGCAAGCGCCTTTATGAATGGAGAGGATTGAAAGCCAAAGATCAGCACCACCGCATTGCCGAAGGTAAATATTTAAAGTATCTCTATTCTCTCCATGAAAAGCAAGGCACACTAGATGTTAGCAGTGTTTCAGAATTGTGTGAACGTTGCAACATGCAGAAGTGCTGTGAAAAAGAAAATACTGTCGAAAAATTATCTGTATATTGTATTGAGGGATGCTTTCATAAGTAG
- a CDS encoding 5'-nucleotidase: MPYPIEKKLVIAVASSALFDLTDSHRIYKEQGVEEYKKFQEKNIDNHLNKGVAYPFIKRLLRLNEIFSEEKPIEVILLSRNSPETGLRVFRTIQHYGLDITRAAFFSGGSPYKYLPAYNASLFLSAEESDIKSACKEGFAAGKVLQSSISDDDEDLELRIAFDFDGVIATDEAEKIYQQDGMEAFHKHEEACADEPLEPGLLGDLFKKISFFQKMEAKRQQKNPEYKRVLKTSIVTARNAPSHERLIKTLKSWGVDVNEAFFLGGIDKSRILDIMHPHMFFDDQMGHLSNLKNVPAVHIPFGIVNKKEE; this comes from the coding sequence ATGCCTTACCCAATAGAAAAAAAACTCGTTATTGCTGTAGCATCAAGTGCATTGTTCGACTTAACCGATTCTCATAGAATTTACAAAGAACAAGGTGTTGAAGAATACAAAAAATTTCAAGAGAAGAATATTGATAATCATTTAAATAAAGGTGTTGCATATCCTTTCATAAAGAGGCTGTTACGCTTAAATGAAATTTTCAGCGAAGAAAAACCGATAGAAGTTATTCTTTTATCTCGAAATAGTCCTGAAACAGGATTACGAGTTTTTCGGACAATACAACACTACGGCTTAGATATTACTAGAGCTGCTTTCTTTTCAGGAGGAAGTCCTTATAAATATTTGCCTGCTTACAATGCATCTCTTTTCCTTTCTGCTGAAGAATCAGATATAAAATCAGCTTGTAAAGAAGGTTTTGCTGCAGGAAAAGTCTTACAATCAAGTATTTCAGATGATGATGAAGATTTAGAGTTGCGAATAGCCTTTGACTTCGATGGAGTTATAGCCACAGACGAAGCTGAGAAGATATATCAACAAGATGGAATGGAAGCATTCCATAAACATGAAGAAGCTTGTGCCGATGAACCTTTAGAACCAGGTCTACTTGGAGATTTGTTCAAAAAAATATCGTTTTTCCAAAAGATGGAAGCCAAAAGGCAGCAGAAGAATCCTGAATATAAACGCGTTCTAAAAACATCTATTGTAACAGCTCGCAATGCTCCCTCTCACGAACGTTTAATAAAAACATTAAAAAGTTGGGGAGTTGATGTAAACGAAGCATTTTTTCTAGGTGGCATTGACAAATCAAGAATATTAGATATAATGCATCCTCACATGTTCTTCGATGACCAGATGGGCCACTTATCAAACTTAAAGAATGTACCTGCAGTGCATATTCCATTTGGTATAGTAAATAAAAAAGAAGAGTGA
- a CDS encoding DUF4960 domain-containing protein — protein sequence MKKSIYIFLSLIMILNLVSCSEDYNGISNSGEVKIKTFSANAKLETLNETSGLIELVFPSATDLTKIKPVITLSEGAHIVSPENPEGPIDLSKVTVYRVVNGNLYHDYNVVASHVSDKTKILTFSIGKYKGVIDQSARTITVLYPKGEDVTALTPKFTITDGAKVVSPTATTIDFSSPVNYNISYLDEIFTYKVTVVPTDLTPVGFLGEAATAGEITNLDEKAAWNWLSENFVDPVYISFDAIKKGADLSKYGVLWYHCDPDKLEIPSIATDATVIDALKKFHAQGGGLLLTSAGASLGTSLDIAKNGKMWNNDWGYGNSPSTLGENWGMRFTGHENHPIFKGLRMEIGETSRFYIMGKGVKVKGHNAIWNFDTWTGYNFDVAKWQNENGGKQLASFYWDDAMNQRSIITEYERQNGNGATITIAVESYDWYNEDGSPANSYLDNLETLTGNILNYLAK from the coding sequence ATGAAAAAATCTATATACATATTCTTATCTTTAATAATGATACTAAATTTAGTATCATGTAGCGAAGATTACAATGGAATAAGCAATTCGGGTGAGGTAAAAATAAAGACCTTTTCTGCGAATGCTAAATTAGAAACATTGAATGAAACATCTGGTCTGATTGAATTAGTTTTCCCTTCTGCAACCGATTTGACCAAGATCAAACCTGTTATAACTCTATCTGAAGGTGCACATATTGTAAGCCCTGAAAATCCTGAAGGACCAATAGACCTTTCAAAAGTGACAGTTTACCGTGTTGTAAACGGGAATCTTTATCATGATTATAATGTTGTGGCTTCTCATGTAAGTGATAAAACAAAAATCCTAACGTTTTCAATAGGCAAATATAAAGGGGTTATTGATCAGTCAGCCCGTACTATTACAGTACTTTATCCAAAAGGGGAAGATGTTACAGCTTTAACCCCAAAATTTACAATTACCGATGGGGCAAAAGTGGTGTCACCAACTGCAACGACTATTGATTTTTCGAGTCCGGTGAACTACAATATCTCCTATTTGGACGAAATATTTACCTATAAAGTAACAGTAGTGCCTACAGATCTTACTCCGGTAGGATTCTTAGGAGAAGCTGCTACTGCTGGTGAAATTACTAATTTGGATGAAAAAGCTGCATGGAACTGGTTATCTGAAAATTTTGTAGACCCTGTATATATATCATTTGATGCTATCAAGAAAGGGGCCGATTTAAGTAAGTATGGTGTGCTTTGGTATCATTGTGACCCTGATAAACTTGAGATTCCGTCTATTGCTACCGATGCAACAGTTATAGATGCGTTGAAGAAGTTCCACGCACAAGGAGGAGGTTTATTACTTACTTCTGCAGGTGCTTCTTTGGGAACGTCACTTGATATTGCCAAAAATGGGAAAATGTGGAATAATGACTGGGGGTATGGAAATAGTCCTTCAACCTTAGGCGAAAATTGGGGAATGAGATTCACCGGTCACGAAAACCATCCTATCTTTAAAGGTCTGCGCATGGAAATTGGAGAAACATCACGCTTCTACATTATGGGCAAGGGAGTGAAGGTGAAAGGACACAATGCCATCTGGAATTTTGATACATGGACAGGTTACAATTTCGACGTAGCAAAATGGCAAAACGAGAATGGTGGCAAACAACTAGCTAGTTTCTATTGGGACGATGCTATGAATCAACGTTCCATTATTACTGAATACGAACGTCAAAATGGTAATGGAGCTACTATCACCATTGCTGTGGAAAGTTATGACTGGTATAATGAAGATGGATCACCTGCTAATTCTTATCTTGACAACCTTGAGACTCTGACTGGGAATATTTTGAATTATCTGGCTAAATAA
- a CDS encoding BT4734/BF3469 family protein: MVKLETLLDNIKNEGKECLVITMRHSLQIHSDAESNIYAKKVPLILFAAGFKKENETQVMKQYNGLVLLEVNNLSGMDEAASVRHIASGFPQTKAAFIGSTGKTVKILVPFTLPDGTLPQTYREAELFHAHAYRRATLLYQSQIPFPITINKPSLEHSCRLSFDPELYVAPHAHAIRQEQPTEMPAETTYQEAVQEENNPLQRLVPGYERSRVVSTLFETSLSAALSETPGFSKEEGLKPLLVALANNCFKSGIPEEEVVNGAILHFGMKEKEVELRQTIHNAYLIGKNFGEKPCIRPEQSMAMKADEFMKRRYEFRYNTQTTEVEYRERNSFIFDFRPITDRALNSIALNAQFEGLQLWDRDVKRYVYSDRVPLFSPIEHYLSALPKWDGKDRIRALANTVPCDNPHWPNFFHRWFLCMTAHWRGTDKKHANSTAPLLVGPQGYKKSTFCLNIIPPQLRAYYTDSIDFSQKRDAELSLNRFALINIDEFDQINAGNQAFLKHILQKPLVNTRKPHKTAVQELRRYASFIATSNHSDLLTDESGGRRFICIQLTGKIDDTQSINHEQLYAQAISELQSGKRYWFNADDEAILMNKNREFEQTPAAEQLFHQYYRPAEAGEESSELLAVEIFTQLQKKSGIKLTATRAIHFGRILKKLNIPSRRINGNAYYDVVERPI, encoded by the coding sequence ATGGTAAAGTTAGAAACTTTATTAGATAACATCAAAAATGAGGGTAAAGAGTGCTTGGTTATAACTATGAGACATTCTTTACAAATACATAGCGATGCCGAAAGCAATATTTATGCAAAAAAAGTCCCTCTGATACTATTTGCTGCCGGATTTAAAAAAGAAAATGAAACCCAGGTGATGAAGCAGTACAACGGACTGGTATTGCTGGAGGTAAACAACCTTTCCGGTATGGATGAGGCTGCAAGCGTTCGCCACATTGCCTCCGGTTTTCCACAGACAAAAGCAGCGTTTATCGGCTCTACGGGCAAAACTGTGAAGATACTTGTGCCATTTACTCTTCCTGACGGCACTTTGCCGCAAACATACAGGGAAGCGGAACTGTTTCATGCACATGCTTATCGTCGTGCTACTCTGTTATATCAGTCTCAGATACCTTTCCCCATAACAATAAACAAACCGTCACTGGAACATAGTTGTCGTCTCTCTTTTGATCCAGAATTATATGTTGCGCCCCATGCGCACGCCATTCGTCAGGAACAGCCCACAGAAATGCCTGCCGAAACCACCTATCAGGAGGCAGTGCAGGAAGAGAACAATCCTCTGCAGCGACTTGTTCCCGGATATGAACGAAGCAGAGTTGTTTCCACCCTGTTTGAAACCTCTTTAAGTGCCGCACTGAGCGAAACTCCCGGCTTCTCGAAAGAAGAAGGACTGAAACCGCTTTTGGTGGCATTGGCCAATAACTGTTTCAAGTCGGGCATTCCCGAAGAGGAGGTGGTGAATGGCGCAATACTTCATTTTGGCATGAAAGAAAAAGAAGTTGAACTGAGGCAAACCATCCACAACGCCTATCTTATAGGGAAGAATTTTGGAGAAAAGCCTTGCATTCGCCCCGAGCAGAGTATGGCGATGAAAGCCGATGAGTTTATGAAACGCCGTTACGAGTTCCGCTACAACACACAGACTACCGAGGTAGAGTACAGAGAGCGCAACTCATTCATTTTCGATTTCCGCCCCATCACCGACAGAGCACTGAACAGCATTGCCCTCAATGCTCAGTTTGAAGGTCTGCAACTGTGGGACAGAGACGTGAAACGTTACGTCTACTCAGACCGCGTGCCACTTTTCTCACCCATTGAACACTACCTTTCCGCGCTTCCCAAGTGGGACGGGAAAGATCGTATACGTGCATTAGCCAATACAGTGCCGTGCGACAATCCGCATTGGCCCAACTTTTTCCACCGCTGGTTCCTCTGCATGACGGCCCATTGGAGAGGAACAGATAAAAAACACGCGAACAGCACAGCACCATTGCTCGTTGGTCCGCAAGGATATAAAAAGTCCACTTTCTGTCTCAATATAATTCCTCCACAGTTGCGTGCCTACTACACGGACAGTATCGACTTCAGCCAGAAGCGCGATGCCGAGCTCTCCCTTAATCGGTTTGCGCTGATCAACATTGATGAGTTCGACCAGATTAACGCAGGCAATCAAGCCTTTCTGAAGCACATCCTTCAGAAGCCGTTGGTGAACACCCGCAAGCCGCACAAAACCGCCGTGCAGGAGCTTCGCCGTTACGCATCGTTCATAGCCACCAGCAATCATTCCGACTTGCTGACCGATGAATCCGGTGGTCGTCGTTTCATCTGCATCCAGCTAACCGGAAAGATAGACGACACACAGTCCATTAACCACGAGCAGCTCTACGCGCAGGCAATCAGTGAGCTGCAAAGCGGAAAACGCTATTGGTTTAACGCAGACGATGAGGCCATACTAATGAACAAGAACCGCGAGTTCGAACAAACCCCGGCAGCCGAGCAACTCTTCCACCAATACTATCGCCCTGCAGAAGCAGGCGAGGAGAGCAGTGAACTTCTTGCCGTGGAAATTTTCACCCAGTTGCAGAAGAAAAGCGGCATCAAGCTCACTGCCACAAGAGCAATTCATTTTGGCCGTATCCTTAAAAAACTAAACATCCCCAGCCGAAGGATTAACGGGAATGCTTATTATGATGTTGTGGAACGCCCAATTTAG
- a CDS encoding RagB/SusD family nutrient uptake outer membrane protein: MKKIKYLVLASVSALMLNSCNFLDETPQGILDEEQVKGPEQIEGLVSAAYSSLGNDHYDKPFSLWPYGNVRSDDAYKGGNDENDIVNFHFYEISENIKSDFGEADGLWFFIYEAISRANSALSVLKSVDKSQFPNKDARMGEMYFLRGHFYFMLKEVFGHIPLVDEDTPLNEYDKVPNTLPNDKQWEFICNDFKKAYDLLPVAQSQVGRANKIAAAAYLAKAYIFKAYRQDEKNSVTEINAQDLNQVLDYTQVVMNSSYKLEPDIACNFLPGAYQNGPESLFAVQYSTGDGTMFGRLNWGDVLSVPMGLGCCDFHKPSQNLVNSFKTANGLPEFDSFNNKNYDKTLDKVDPRLYHTVALPGVPYKYNEELIYQEKWNRNPSVYGLYASLKENVDPSCDCFVNVSPFYGNSKNRIVLRYADVVLMRAEALIELNREQEALPLINMIRERAKNSTTFIPYANNLNISLYKNGVNCVWNKDFARQALRWERRLELAMEGNRFFDLVRWGIASQVMNNYFNSESARRSFLAAGKFDKNQDEYIPIPQQQINFTNGVYKQNPGWK, encoded by the coding sequence ATGAAAAAAATTAAATATTTAGTTTTGGCTTCTGTTTCAGCATTAATGCTCAATAGTTGTAACTTTCTTGATGAAACTCCTCAGGGAATCCTTGATGAAGAACAGGTTAAAGGTCCTGAGCAAATAGAAGGACTAGTATCTGCAGCTTATTCTTCTTTAGGAAACGACCATTATGATAAACCTTTCAGTCTTTGGCCATATGGTAACGTACGTTCCGATGATGCATATAAAGGTGGTAATGATGAAAATGATATTGTAAACTTTCATTTTTATGAAATATCAGAAAATATAAAATCAGATTTTGGTGAAGCAGATGGTTTATGGTTTTTTATTTATGAAGCAATCTCGCGTGCCAACTCTGCACTTAGTGTTTTGAAAAGTGTGGATAAATCTCAATTTCCTAATAAAGACGCCCGTATGGGAGAAATGTATTTCTTGAGAGGACATTTCTACTTTATGCTAAAAGAAGTTTTTGGACATATTCCTTTGGTTGATGAAGATACTCCGTTGAATGAGTATGATAAGGTACCGAATACATTACCTAATGACAAACAATGGGAATTTATTTGCAATGACTTTAAAAAAGCATACGATTTATTACCTGTAGCTCAAAGTCAGGTTGGAAGAGCCAATAAGATTGCAGCGGCTGCTTATCTTGCAAAAGCGTACATTTTCAAGGCTTACCGCCAGGATGAGAAAAATAGTGTGACAGAAATAAACGCTCAGGATTTAAATCAAGTATTAGATTATACCCAGGTAGTGATGAATTCTTCTTATAAGTTAGAACCGGATATAGCATGTAACTTTTTACCGGGAGCCTATCAAAACGGACCGGAATCATTGTTTGCAGTACAATATTCTACAGGAGACGGTACTATGTTTGGTCGCTTGAATTGGGGAGATGTACTTTCTGTGCCAATGGGATTAGGTTGTTGTGACTTCCATAAACCAAGTCAAAATTTGGTGAATTCTTTTAAAACAGCTAACGGATTACCAGAATTTGACTCCTTTAATAATAAAAATTACGATAAAACCCTTGATAAAGTAGACCCACGTTTATATCATACAGTTGCTCTTCCCGGAGTACCCTATAAGTACAATGAAGAGTTAATTTATCAAGAGAAATGGAACAGAAATCCTTCTGTTTATGGTCTGTATGCTTCTTTAAAAGAAAATGTAGATCCTTCATGTGACTGTTTTGTAAATGTCTCTCCATTTTATGGAAACTCTAAAAATAGAATTGTATTACGTTATGCAGATGTTGTATTAATGCGTGCTGAGGCTCTTATAGAACTGAATCGTGAACAAGAAGCACTTCCACTTATCAATATGATTCGTGAACGTGCCAAGAATAGTACCACATTTATTCCGTATGCAAATAATCTTAATATTTCCTTGTATAAAAATGGAGTAAATTGTGTATGGAATAAAGATTTTGCTCGTCAGGCACTTCGTTGGGAACGTCGTTTGGAACTAGCAATGGAAGGAAATCGTTTCTTTGATCTTGTACGTTGGGGCATTGCCAGTCAGGTTATGAACAATTATTTCAATAGCGAGTCTGCCCGACGTTCATTCCTTGCTGCTGGCAAGTTTGATAAGAATCAGGATGAATACATTCCAATACCTCAACAACAGATAAATTTCACGAATGGGGTGTATAAGCAAAATCCAGGATGGAAATAA
- a CDS encoding glycoside hydrolase family 32 protein — MKLNYIVTTLLSLASLTACSDQEYVCNDPNADLSAPSYFDVNDLHQTYASFWKPSNGWVGDPMPFYENGKFHVFYLLDARNGAATFHPWAKTTTSDFMTYEDNGEVIPCGADGSQEDALGTGSVIKAGDTYYAYYTAHNANLNPAEKIYLATSKDMKTWTKQTNFSLQAANGYDANEFRDPFVMKEGNVYKMFITTRGYVAAVNDWQAVIAQYSSTDLLNWKLEEPFYYNGERVMECPDVFTMGNYQYLVYSNWDWANNDRKVHYRYRVVGTNDWKVPSYSALDGIAYYAGKTASDGTNRFLFGWCPTRSGNNDTSDYGWAGSLVVHQLTQNSDGTLNVTIPASVDQKLKNEVVLKALVNNNAQVQGNSYTLNGTSGKAIALFDRQKGTYKITTTVKASTATRFGFEFGAGGARSEVHDLVFDLTSKTLKLDCIKDGNVLATRTSTPLIIPENKQFKVTIVIENSVCVIYVNGVIALSNRIYQMNQNPWGIFAEGGEAVFSEVALNK, encoded by the coding sequence ATGAAACTTAATTATATTGTAACAACTCTCCTTTCACTTGCAAGCCTTACGGCTTGCAGTGATCAGGAATACGTGTGCAACGATCCAAATGCAGATCTTTCTGCTCCTTCTTATTTCGATGTAAACGACTTACACCAGACGTATGCTTCCTTCTGGAAACCATCCAATGGCTGGGTGGGTGACCCAATGCCTTTTTACGAAAATGGGAAATTTCATGTGTTCTACTTGCTTGATGCACGTAACGGAGCTGCCACTTTTCACCCTTGGGCAAAGACAACTACAAGCGACTTTATGACGTATGAAGATAACGGCGAAGTAATTCCTTGCGGAGCAGACGGAAGTCAGGAAGATGCTTTGGGTACAGGTTCGGTAATAAAAGCGGGCGATACCTATTATGCTTATTACACTGCACACAATGCAAATCTGAATCCTGCTGAGAAAATTTATTTAGCTACATCAAAGGATATGAAGACTTGGACTAAGCAAACTAATTTTTCACTTCAGGCTGCCAACGGATATGATGCTAATGAATTCCGGGACCCATTTGTGATGAAAGAAGGTAACGTTTATAAGATGTTCATTACTACCCGTGGCTATGTGGCGGCAGTGAATGACTGGCAAGCGGTTATTGCACAATACTCTTCTACCGATTTGTTGAACTGGAAACTGGAAGAACCGTTCTATTATAATGGAGAACGAGTTATGGAATGCCCGGATGTATTTACTATGGGAAATTATCAATATTTGGTATACTCTAACTGGGACTGGGCTAATAATGACCGCAAAGTGCACTATCGTTATCGGGTTGTAGGAACTAACGACTGGAAAGTGCCTTCCTATTCAGCTCTGGATGGTATTGCTTACTATGCCGGAAAGACTGCAAGTGACGGTACAAATCGTTTCTTATTCGGATGGTGTCCTACCCGTAGTGGAAATAATGATACCAGTGATTATGGTTGGGCAGGATCATTGGTTGTTCACCAGTTGACACAAAATAGTGATGGAACGCTGAATGTAACTATCCCCGCATCGGTTGATCAGAAACTAAAGAATGAAGTTGTTCTAAAGGCCTTGGTGAATAACAATGCACAAGTGCAAGGTAATAGTTATACATTGAATGGTACAAGTGGCAAGGCTATAGCACTGTTTGATCGTCAAAAAGGAACATATAAAATTACGACTACAGTAAAAGCAAGTACGGCTACCCGCTTTGGCTTTGAGTTTGGTGCCGGAGGTGCTCGCAGTGAGGTACATGATCTGGTATTCGATTTAACTAGTAAAACGTTGAAACTGGACTGCATAAAAGACGGCAACGTATTGGCTACGCGCACTTCAACTCCTCTTATTATACCTGAAAATAAACAATTTAAAGTGACTATTGTGATAGAAAACTCTGTTTGTGTTATTTACGTAAATGGTGTAATTGCATTGAGTAACCGAATTTATCAAATGAATCAGAACCCTTGGGGTATATTTGCCGAAGGTGGTGAAGCAGTATTTTCGGAGGTAGCACTGAATAAGTAA